A region of the Brachybacterium sacelli genome:
GTGCACCACGATCCGCCAGTCCCCGAGGTCGTCGACGAAGCGTTCGAGAACCAGTCTCGAGGCGCTCGGCACCACACCCGCGGACTGCTCCTGCCGCTCGAGCAGCAGATGCACCTGCGCGCGGGCGTCATCGTCCAGGCCGAGCTCCAGCAGCCCGCGCTCCCGCTGCGGCAGATCCTGGCCGGCGATCTCCTCCAGGTACTCCCCGATGGCCCGGCCCAGGGTCGCCGGACGCATCGCCCCGTCGCCGTGCCAGAAGGGGATCCGCCCGGAGAACCCCGGTGCGGGGGAGACGGTCACCCGCTCATGGGTGATCTCCTCGACCCGCCAGCTGGAGGTGCCCAGGGTGATCACGTCGCCGCGCCGCGACTCGTAGACCATCTCCTCGTCGAGCTCGCCGACCCGTCGGGCCTGCTCCTGACCGGCGGCCAGGAACACCGGGAACAGCCCCCGGTCCGGGATGGTGCCGGCGTTGGTGACCACCAGGCGCTGCACGCCGGGTCGCGCGGTGAGCACGCCGCGAGGTCGGTCGTGGACCAGCCGTGGGCGCAGCTCCGAGAAGGCGGTCGACGGGTACCGCCCGCTGAGCATGTCCAGCACGGCGTCGAAGGCGCTGCGGGGGAGGTCCGCATAGGGCGCGGCGGAGCGCACCACCTCGAGCCAGCGTTCGACATCGAGCTCGTCGAGAGCCGCGGCCGACAGGGTGTGCTGGGCCAGCACGTCCAGCGCGTTGCGCGGCACCTCGAGCGGTTCGAGACGGCCCGCGCGCGCCTCGCGCACCATCAGGGCGCTGTGGACGACGTCCAGCGGGTGCAGCGGGTGCAGCCGTCCGCGCGAGACGTCCCCGACCCCGTGCCCGGCCCGGCCCACGCGCTGCAGCAGGGAGGCGACGGCGAAGGGGGAGGAGACCTGCACGACGCAGTCCACCGCCCCCATGTCGATCCCCAGCTCGAGGGTCGAGGTCGCCACCACGCACCGCAGCTCCCCGGCCTTGAGCAGGTCCTCGGTCTGCTTCCGCGCCTCCTTGGACATGGAGCCGTGATGGACCCGGGCGATCTCGTGCCCCGGGAGCTCGGCCTCGCCGTCTCCGTCGGCCCTGGCGTCCCCCTCGGCTCCCGCTCCGGTCACGTCGCTCGCCGCCGTGAGGTCCTCCGTCGCGGGGCAGAGCCGGCGGTGCAGCGCGTTCAGCCGGTCGGTGAGCCGCTCCGCCTGCCGCCGGGAGTTCGAGAACACGATGGTCGAACGGTGCGCCTCGACCTCGGCGAGCACCGCGCGCTCCACGTGCGGCCAGAGGGTGCCCTCCACGTCCTCCTCGTCGATCGCGTCCGGTGGTGGAACGACGTCGTCCATGTCGGGCACCGGCACGGTCACCCCGAGGTCCCAGCGCTTCGACCCCTCCGGGGCGACCACCCGGGCAGCGTTCCCGGCGGGGGAGAGGAACCGGGCGACCTCCGCGGCGGGCTCCACGGTCGCCGACAACCCCAGGCGCTGCGGGCGGCGGCGCACGGGACCCGGGCCGGCCCGGGTGATCAGCGCGTCCAGTCGCGCCAGCGAGAGCGCCAGGTGCACGCCGCGCTTGCTGCCTGCGAGGGCGTGGACCTCGTCGAGGATCACCGTCCTGACGTCGAGCAGGGTCTCGCGCGCGGCCGAGGTCAGCATGAGGAACAGCGACTCGGGGGTGGTGATGAGGATGTCGGGTGGATGGGCGATCAGGCGGCGCCGCTCGGAGGGGGTGGTGTCGCCGGAGCGCACGCCCACCCGCACCGGCGTGATCTCGGCGCTGTGGGCCGCGGCCCGTTCGGCGATCCCGGTCAGGGGCCGACGGAGGTTCCGTTCGACGTCGACCCCGAGCGCCTTCATGGGGGAGACGTACAGGACCCGCGTGCGCTCGGTGGGCACGTGCTCCTCCGTGCGGGCGAACATCAGGTCGTCCAGTGCCCGCAGGAAGGCCGCGAGCGTCTTGCCCGAGCCGGTCGGTGCGATCACCAGGGCGTCCTCGCCTCCGGCCACCGCCTCCCACGCCCCCAGCTGGACCGGTGTGGGGGAGCCCAGCTCACCCGCGAACCAGTCCCGGGTCGCCGGGTGCAGGCTCTCCGGCAGCGCGGGAGCGGGCGGTGTGCTCACGCGGCCATTGTCCCGCGACCGGACGACGAACGGGGCGGATCGGGAAGAAGACCGGGAAGCAACTCGGCAGCACCGGCCCATGCCATGCGCGCCGAAAGGTGGAAGGATGGAGACGTTGCGCTCCGCGGACGGAGCGCGCGAGTACGACCGAACGTCTATCGAAAGGGACTGCCATGGCGGACTACACGCTTCCGGATCTCGACTACGACTACGGGGCGCTCGATCCTTCGATCTCCGGGAAGATCATGGAGCTGCATCACTCCAAGCACCATGCGACCTATGTCAAGGGTGCGAACACGGCGCTGGAGAAGCTGGCGGCGGCCCGGGAGGCCGGTGATTTCGCCACGGTGAACCAGTTCTCGAAGGATCTGGCGTTCAACCTCGGTGGGCACACGAACCACTCGATCTTCTGGAAGAACCTCTCGCCGGAGGGTGGGGACAAGCCCACCGGTGAGCTGGCGCAGGCGATCGATGAGTTCTTCGGGTCCTTCGATGCGTTCCGCGATCACTTCACGGCGGCGGCGCTGGGTATCCAGGGTTCGGGCTGGGCGATCCTGGCGTACGAGCCGATCGGTGGCAAGCTCGTGATCGAGCAGTTCTACGATCAGCAGAACGGTGTCCCGGTGGCCACGGTGCCGCTGTTCCAGCTGGACATGTGGGAGCACGCGTTCTATCTCGATTACCAGAACGTGAAGGCGGACTACGTCAAGGCGATCTGGAACATCGTGAACTGGGCCGACGTCCAGAAGCGGTTCGAGACCGCTCGCGCGACCGGCTCCTCGCTGGTCATCCCCCAGGCCTGATCCGATCCGGGCCGGTCCCACCGACCGGCACCGATCCCGAGGGCGCTGCCTGATCAACGTCTCGTCGATGCAGCGGCCGGTCCCCGTCACGGGGGCCGGCCGCTGCGCGTACGCGTCGCCCCGCGCGGATCCTTCCTCCACAGGGGCCGCTCGTCCACAGGATCGCCGGGGGCCTGGTTCCGACACCTGTCCCTGAGGACGCTGAGGACCCTCGGCACCGAGCCGAGGCCGGGACGGAACCCGGCACCTCAGGAAGGACCACACCATGCGCGACATCCACACCACCCTGATGGGCAACGCGACGGCCGATCCCACCCCGCGCGTCCAGGAGAGCGGCGACGACACCGCCCACGTCCGGATCGCCGTCACCGGGCGCTACTACGACTCCTCGAAGGGCGACTTCACCGACCGCAAGACGGAGTTCATCACCGTCTACACCCGGCGGGCGCTGGCCCGCCATCTCGTGGCGTCAGTGAAGAAGGGCCAGCCCCTGGTGGTCACCGGGCGGCTCGGCAGCAGCGAATGGACCACGGATGAGGGCGTCCAGCGGTACAGCCTGACCCTGCAGGCCGAGGCCATCGGCCACGACCTCAGCTTCGGCACCAGCACTTTCACGCGTCCCATGAAGTCCGAGGACGCCCCCAACCTCGATCCCGACAGCGGGGAGGTGCTCCCGGAGACGCCCCAGGAGACTGATTCGGCACTCACCGAGGAGTCGGTCGAGGACCCCGACCTGGCACCGGCGTTCTGAGGTCGCTCAGTCGGCGGGCCGCAGCGTCTGCAGCAGGGCTGCGGAAATGTCGGGCAGCAGCGCGGCGCCGAGGACGTACCCGTGCTCGGCGCCGCGGTGCACGGCTGACCAGGTGGTGCCGTCGGTGTGCGCGGCCACCACCACACGCAGCGCGCGCCCCTCCGGCAGCTCCTCAGCGCCCTCCTCAGCGCGCACGGACCACGCGGTCGGTGCGAGTTCGCAGGCGATCGCGCCACCGGCCGCCAGGTCCGGCCACTGAACGGTCGCCAGCGCGGAGAGCGGGTCCTCACCGCGGGCGTCCTGGGACCCGTCGTCGAGGTCGATCGGGGTCAGCTGCAGATCATCGGGGGCATCCTCGCCCGCGCCGTCGGCGCCGAGCAGCGCCGCCAGCGAGGGGGAGGCGGCCGTCAGCTCTGCGCTGCGGGCCAGCGCGAAGAGCCGGGGCGCGGCCAGCGGCCCGTCCTCGACGTGCCGGGCCACCTCGAGCACCGCGGCGGCGAGAGCGGCGGTGGGTGCGTCGAGCGGGTCCGTGTCGGGAGTTGTCATCGGATCGAGAGGTTCCTCGCAGGTTGACCTGACAGAATGGTGGGGTCGCCGTGCTGGGCACGGCGGCACCACACTGTACCCGGAGACCGGTGCGCCTCTGCGAGGCCGCAGCGACGCCAGCGTCCCCGACACCGAGGCACCGAGGTTTTCCGTGAGTTTCTCCGCCCCCTTCGGCGACACACCCCGGCCGCGCCCGCGTCCGGCCCCCGACGCCAGCGCATCGACACCTCGGAGGATCTCGCCGCTGGGCATCTCCGCGATCGTGGTCGTGGCCCTGGTCATCCTGCTGGTCATCGCCTCCGAGGTGTGGACGAAGTACCTGTGGATGGATCAGCTCGAGTTCACCGACGTGCTCACGACCCGGTGGATCACGCAGGCGGTCCTGTTCTTCATCGGGTTCGTGCTCTTCGCGATCCCGCTGTTCTTCAGCCTGCGCATCGCCTACGTCAAACGCCCCATCTATCCGCCGGTCACGCGCGAGCAGGAGGCCCTCGAGCAGTTCCGGACCGCGGTGGACCCGCTGCGCCGGGGCCTGACCATCGCGGCGCCGCTGATCATCGGGGCCTTCGGGGGGCTGGCGGCCTCGCGCCGGTGGCAGGACGTG
Encoded here:
- a CDS encoding superoxide dismutase — encoded protein: MADYTLPDLDYDYGALDPSISGKIMELHHSKHHATYVKGANTALEKLAAAREAGDFATVNQFSKDLAFNLGGHTNHSIFWKNLSPEGGDKPTGELAQAIDEFFGSFDAFRDHFTAAALGIQGSGWAILAYEPIGGKLVIEQFYDQQNGVPVATVPLFQLDMWEHAFYLDYQNVKADYVKAIWNIVNWADVQKRFETARATGSSLVIPQA
- a CDS encoding single-stranded DNA-binding protein — protein: MRDIHTTLMGNATADPTPRVQESGDDTAHVRIAVTGRYYDSSKGDFTDRKTEFITVYTRRALARHLVASVKKGQPLVVTGRLGSSEWTTDEGVQRYSLTLQAEAIGHDLSFGTSTFTRPMKSEDAPNLDPDSGEVLPETPQETDSALTEESVEDPDLAPAF
- a CDS encoding PPA1309 family protein, encoding MTTPDTDPLDAPTAALAAAVLEVARHVEDGPLAAPRLFALARSAELTAASPSLAALLGADGAGEDAPDDLQLTPIDLDDGSQDARGEDPLSALATVQWPDLAAGGAIACELAPTAWSVRAEEGAEELPEGRALRVVVAAHTDGTTWSAVHRGAEHGYVLGAALLPDISAALLQTLRPAD